From the genome of Leptolyngbya iicbica LK, one region includes:
- a CDS encoding saccharopine dehydrogenase family protein gives MANNRLFDVVVFGATGFVGQLVCQSFVQQSQRETVKWAIVGRNASKLKALADRLSPEAEAPTQIVADADDDAALRAMCLQTRVVLSTVGPYALHGDRLVKACAETGTHYCDLTGESPWIRRMIDQYQVQALESGAYIVPCCGFDSIPSDLGVYHLQSQAQQRYQHPCAEVNMRLMAAQGGVSGGTIASGLNLVKEAMEDPDLRGELKNPYFLCPDSEQIASQPQPLMPVEFDQDFQEWVTPFVMADVNVRVVLRSNYLQNYAYGTEFRYTEGILTRGGPVGWFVAQGLKLGLDGLVLATAIAPLWQLLETTILPKPGQGPSAEAQDQGFYDLRFVGKTADGQVLKTQVKGDRDPGYGSTAKLITQASLCLAKDLTDCAQPGGFWTPASLMGSQLLKRLPQWAGVTFTVLN, from the coding sequence ATGGCGAATAATCGCTTGTTTGATGTCGTGGTGTTTGGGGCAACTGGCTTTGTCGGGCAGCTCGTTTGTCAATCGTTCGTGCAGCAGAGCCAACGTGAAACGGTGAAGTGGGCGATCGTGGGACGAAACGCAAGCAAGCTCAAAGCGTTGGCTGATCGCCTATCGCCTGAGGCAGAAGCGCCTACGCAGATTGTGGCCGATGCCGATGACGACGCAGCGCTACGAGCGATGTGTTTACAGACGCGGGTCGTACTCTCGACTGTTGGGCCTTACGCTCTACATGGCGATCGCCTAGTCAAAGCCTGTGCTGAGACTGGAACGCATTATTGCGATTTAACTGGAGAATCACCGTGGATTCGTCGCATGATCGATCAGTATCAAGTCCAAGCGTTAGAATCCGGAGCTTACATTGTTCCCTGTTGTGGGTTTGACTCTATTCCTTCTGATTTGGGTGTGTATCATTTGCAAAGCCAAGCTCAGCAACGGTATCAACACCCTTGTGCAGAGGTGAATATGCGGTTAATGGCTGCTCAAGGAGGAGTCTCTGGGGGAACGATTGCCAGCGGGTTGAATTTGGTCAAAGAGGCCATGGAAGATCCAGACTTGCGGGGTGAACTAAAGAATCCCTATTTTCTGTGTCCTGACAGTGAGCAAATTGCGAGCCAGCCACAGCCGCTCATGCCAGTGGAGTTTGACCAAGACTTTCAAGAGTGGGTGACTCCCTTTGTCATGGCTGATGTGAATGTGCGGGTAGTGCTGCGGTCGAACTACTTGCAAAACTACGCTTACGGCACTGAGTTTCGTTATACGGAAGGAATCTTGACTCGGGGTGGGCCGGTCGGTTGGTTTGTGGCCCAAGGGCTGAAGTTGGGCTTGGATGGACTAGTGCTAGCAACTGCAATTGCGCCACTGTGGCAGTTGCTAGAAACCACGATTTTACCGAAGCCAGGACAAGGTCCGAGTGCGGAGGCGCAAGATCAAGGTTTCTATGATTTGCGATTTGTCGGTAAAACAGCGGATGGCCAGGTTTTGAAGACTCAAGTTAAGGGCGATCGCGATCCGGGATATGGCTCAACGGCTAAGCTCATTACGCAAGCAAGCCTTTGTCTAGCGAAAGATTTGACCGATTGTGCTCAGCCGGGAGGCTTTTGGACGCCAGCCTCTCTAATGGGTTCCCAACTGCTAAAGCGTTTGCCTCAATGGGCAGGTGTTACCTTTACGGTACTCAATTAA
- a CDS encoding RNA polymerase sigma factor SigF: protein MTSSTLHSDLKGKTAELLQLYQQNRQPAIRNQLVQLNLGLVRREAHRWIRQSDESFDDLMQVGSLGLIRAIERFELTKGFAFSSFAIPYIRGEIQHYLRDRSSTVRIPRKWHSLASQSRQAITTLREQLNRQPTDYEIANHLEISLTEWSEVKLAIRNRSLLSLDAPVLDEDADSASLSDMLPDPKYRSFQLAEEDRIRLHQALQQLEERTRNILEFVFLQDLTQKETAERLGISSVTVSRRVKQGLKHLKRVMVVASEDETA from the coding sequence ATGACCTCCTCAACCCTGCACTCGGATCTGAAAGGTAAGACAGCTGAACTCCTGCAGCTTTATCAGCAAAATCGTCAGCCAGCTATTCGAAATCAGCTGGTTCAGCTTAATCTAGGACTTGTGCGACGCGAAGCTCATCGTTGGATTCGGCAATCTGACGAATCTTTTGATGATTTAATGCAAGTTGGCAGTCTGGGCTTGATTCGTGCAATTGAGCGATTTGAATTGACTAAAGGTTTTGCGTTTAGCTCGTTTGCGATTCCCTATATCCGGGGTGAAATCCAGCATTATCTACGCGATCGCAGCAGTACGGTACGCATTCCTCGTAAATGGCACAGTCTCGCGAGTCAGTCTCGTCAAGCGATTACTACATTGCGAGAACAACTAAACCGCCAGCCTACAGACTACGAAATTGCTAACCATCTGGAAATTTCTTTGACTGAATGGAGTGAAGTAAAACTGGCCATTCGTAACCGCTCTTTACTGAGCTTAGATGCTCCGGTGTTAGATGAAGATGCTGATTCAGCTTCTCTATCAGACATGCTGCCCGATCCGAAATATCGGAGCTTCCAGCTAGCCGAAGAGGACCGCATCCGCCTACATCAAGCTCTTCAACAGTTAGAAGAACGCACCCGTAACATCCTTGAATTCGTCTTTTTGCAAGATCTGACTCAGAAAGAAACTGCTGAGCGCCTCGGCATTAGTTCGGTTACAGTTTCGCGGCGCGTCAAGCAAGGTTTAAAACATCTGAAAAGGGTGATGGTTGTTGCTTCTGAAGATGAAACGGCTTAA
- a CDS encoding dienelactone hydrolase family protein, with protein sequence MAAATPPIQTHTVDILSQGLTIPAYLAHPTESKDCPAVVVIQEVFGVNAHIRAVTERIAQQGYIAISPHIYHRQAPGFEVGYDETALALGRQYKNGTQVDELLSDIQGAISYVQQHFTGVPQAVGCIGFCFGGHVAYLAATLPAIQATASFYGAGICQLAPGGGAPTISHTPDIHGTVYAFFGMQDPLITPAEVDEIEDALRTHQVDHRIYRYPEATHGFFCDQRASYDAHAAQDAWTQVLELFQAQLATVD encoded by the coding sequence ATGGCAGCAGCAACTCCTCCCATTCAAACGCATACTGTTGATATCCTCAGTCAGGGACTCACCATTCCCGCGTATCTTGCTCATCCTACCGAATCCAAAGACTGTCCGGCGGTTGTAGTCATTCAAGAGGTGTTTGGGGTAAACGCTCACATTCGCGCTGTGACAGAGCGGATTGCTCAGCAAGGCTACATTGCGATCTCTCCCCACATTTACCATCGCCAAGCGCCGGGTTTCGAAGTTGGTTATGACGAAACCGCGCTTGCGCTAGGAAGACAATATAAGAACGGCACTCAGGTTGACGAATTGTTGAGTGATATTCAAGGGGCGATCTCATACGTCCAGCAGCATTTTACGGGAGTACCTCAAGCTGTCGGTTGCATTGGCTTTTGCTTCGGGGGGCATGTGGCCTACCTCGCGGCCACTTTACCTGCGATACAAGCTACTGCGAGCTTTTACGGTGCAGGCATTTGCCAGTTGGCGCCCGGCGGTGGGGCACCAACCATCAGCCACACTCCAGACATTCACGGTACGGTCTACGCCTTTTTCGGGATGCAGGATCCCCTAATTACTCCCGCTGAGGTAGACGAAATTGAAGATGCATTAAGAACTCATCAAGTTGATCACCGTATTTACCGATATCCCGAAGCGACTCACGGATTTTTCTGTGATCAACGCGCCAGTTACGATGCTCATGCTGCACAAGATGCCTGGACTCAGGTTCTGGAACTGTTTCAAGCACAGTTAGCGACTGTCGACTAG
- a CDS encoding BMC domain-containing protein — protein sequence MQQAIGVVETCGMPGALVIADIMGKSANIRVVGLENTDSGRISVIIRGSTGALQAAIAAAQAAQTAHPSVSLLGHHIVPCPDNSVEPMGQPRPSRRFSQSNSVEWLDD from the coding sequence ATGCAGCAAGCCATTGGGGTAGTCGAAACTTGCGGGATGCCAGGGGCATTAGTGATTGCCGATATCATGGGTAAGAGCGCAAATATTCGAGTGGTTGGGCTAGAAAATACCGACTCGGGACGTATCAGTGTGATTATTCGCGGCTCGACGGGAGCACTCCAAGCAGCCATTGCGGCTGCTCAGGCGGCCCAGACCGCCCATCCCAGCGTTAGCCTCCTGGGACATCACATTGTGCCCTGCCCAGACAACTCGGTTGAGCCGATGGGCCAGCCGCGCCCCAGCCGTCGCTTTTCGCAAAGCAATAGTGTCGAGTGGTTAGACGATTAG
- a CDS encoding GntR family transcriptional regulator: MLKFHIQTDSEIPASTQLYDQLWFAIASRQFPPGYRLPSTRQLAMQTGLHRNTISKVYRQLEEAGVVEAQPGSGIYVRAHSTVESSRPHLGLWDKFPKARKVVEDVLDELLRQGCSLNQARELFFAEVDWRLRCSARVLVTVQSQDLGAGELIVRELEAALHIPVQLVALEELEDSLAQARSGTVVTSRYFLAEAEAIAGPKSVRVIPIDIYDYNRELGLLKELPQDTCLGMVSLSSGILRAAEVIAYSLRGEDVLVMTAQTEDAYKLNALVRSAQTIVVFDQASLPVVKQAINSAREDLIRAPQIVVCDNYIGEKSINLLKRELGLES; this comes from the coding sequence GTGCTTAAATTCCATATCCAAACTGACAGCGAAATTCCAGCATCTACTCAACTCTATGACCAGTTGTGGTTTGCGATCGCCTCGCGTCAGTTCCCCCCAGGTTATCGGTTGCCCAGTACCCGTCAATTAGCGATGCAAACCGGGTTGCACCGAAATACCATTAGCAAGGTCTATCGACAACTGGAAGAAGCAGGCGTAGTAGAAGCTCAGCCTGGTTCCGGTATCTATGTCCGAGCCCACTCCACAGTCGAAAGCTCTCGGCCCCATCTAGGACTGTGGGATAAATTTCCTAAAGCCCGAAAAGTCGTTGAAGATGTCTTGGACGAGTTGCTGCGCCAGGGGTGTTCCCTAAACCAAGCTCGCGAACTCTTTTTTGCCGAAGTGGACTGGCGATTGCGGTGTAGCGCTCGCGTTTTAGTCACCGTGCAGAGTCAAGATTTAGGAGCGGGCGAACTTATCGTGCGCGAATTGGAAGCCGCTTTGCACATTCCAGTACAGTTGGTGGCGTTGGAAGAATTGGAAGATAGCCTGGCGCAGGCCCGATCTGGGACGGTAGTGACGAGTCGCTACTTTTTAGCGGAGGCGGAGGCGATCGCTGGACCTAAGTCTGTCCGAGTTATTCCCATTGATATTTACGACTACAACCGCGAGCTGGGACTGCTCAAAGAATTGCCTCAAGACACTTGTTTAGGCATGGTCAGTCTGAGTTCCGGTATTTTGCGGGCAGCAGAAGTGATTGCCTACAGTTTGCGGGGCGAAGACGTGCTGGTGATGACGGCACAAACCGAGGATGCCTACAAACTGAATGCGCTGGTGCGAAGTGCCCAAACCATTGTGGTGTTTGACCAAGCCAGCTTGCCTGTTGTCAAGCAGGCCATTAATAGCGCCCGTGAAGACCTGATCAGAGCACCACAAATTGTCGTATGCGACAACTACATTGGCGAAAAATCGATCAACCTACTGAAGCGAGAGCTGGGCTTAGAAAGCTAA
- a CDS encoding ribonuclease HII, which yields MMVKVRNTSVAITPTLASTPAAIIAGVDEVGRGALFGPVVAGAVILDASTSADLATLGVTDSKRLTAPRREALVPQIKSQARAYALGLATVHEIDRLNILQASLLAMRRAICRLSVAPELCLVDGNQRIPDLAVPQQTVVKGDQVDVAIAAASILAKVWRDALIVRLDRRYPGYDLASNKGYGSARHREAIARLGRSPQHRQSFKVAQQLSLLPEPGRSH from the coding sequence ATGATGGTTAAAGTCCGCAACACTTCGGTGGCGATTACGCCAACGTTAGCGTCGACGCCCGCGGCGATCATCGCGGGCGTCGATGAGGTGGGAAGAGGAGCTTTGTTTGGTCCAGTGGTGGCCGGAGCGGTCATTCTTGACGCCAGCACTAGCGCTGACTTGGCTACCTTAGGAGTGACAGACAGCAAGCGCTTGACCGCTCCCCGACGAGAGGCCTTGGTGCCGCAGATTAAATCGCAGGCGCGGGCCTATGCCCTCGGCTTAGCAACCGTTCACGAAATTGATCGGCTCAATATTTTACAGGCTTCACTCTTAGCAATGCGACGGGCAATTTGCCGCCTATCTGTAGCCCCTGAACTGTGCTTAGTAGATGGCAATCAACGTATTCCCGATCTAGCGGTGCCCCAGCAGACGGTGGTTAAGGGGGATCAGGTCGATGTGGCGATCGCGGCAGCCAGCATTTTGGCAAAAGTGTGGCGCGATGCGCTCATTGTGCGCCTTGATCGCCGCTATCCCGGCTATGATCTCGCCTCTAATAAAGGATATGGGAGTGCCCGACACCGCGAAGCCATCGCCCGGTTAGGGCGATCGCCCCAGCATCGCCAATCTTTTAAGGTTGCTCAGCAGCTAAGTTTACTGCCCGAGCCGGGCCGCAGCCATTAG